The Cetobacterium somerae sequence ACAGGGAATGATCCAATCGTTAAGTGTTTTTGTTGATACATTAGTTATTTGTAGTGCAACAGCCTTCGTTGTATTATTAGCAAATGATTCTGGTTTAAGTGATTTAAATGGAATGGTACTATTCCAAGAAGCTTTAAAGAGTCATATTGGCTGGATAGGAATACCTTTTACAGTAGTAATCTTATTTTTCTTTTCTTTTAGCACAATACTTGGAGTTACTTTTTATGGAAGAAATGCATTGCAATTTATTAGTGAAAATCCTAAAGTAAATACATGTTATCAATTAATAGTTGTGTGGATGGTTTATATTGGTGGAGTTGAGCAAAATTATTTTGTCTGGTCTTTAGCTGATTTTGGATTAGGATTAATGACTGTAATTAATATTGTAGCGATAGCTCCGCTAATAAACGAAAGTATTGTATATTTAGAAAAATACGAGCAAAAATTAAAGGGATATGCTAAAATAAACCCATAAATTATTATAGAGTTATGGGGGAACTGAAGTATGAAAAAAGTAAGGGTTACAGTTTCAGAAGACATTTGGAGACTTTTAAAAAAAGATTCAGAAGAGTTTGGAATAAACAATAATAAATTATGTAATTTTATTTTAGATAAATTTAAATACACTAAAAAATTTGATATTGATAAGTTTATAGAGCCTCAAGGAAGACCTTTAAAAAAAGTTATACAATTTGACTTAAATGTAGCTAATAAAGGTATATATTATGATATTTTAAAGGCAAATGATGTAGAGATAGAAGCTGAATTTTTTAGAGATCTTTTTGAAATATACTCATCACAATTTAAGTATCAACGAGAAATCTTTATATTTCAAGATACTTACAAAATAGTTTTAGAAGCTATAAAAAATAAATCAAAAATGAGAATACTTTATATGGAAGATAATTTAATAATATCTCCATATTTTATAAAAAGAGAGGATCAAGGAGATGAAAATTTTATATTTGCTTATGATGATGAGAATAAAATTTATAGAAGCGTAAAATTAAAAGATGTTGTCATTTTAGGTGTGTTAAACGAAAAAATTCAAATTAGAGATAAAAAATATATTGAAAATATGAGAAAAAATTTTGATCCATTTTTAGGAGAAAGATTATTAATAAAAGCTATTTTTACTCCAATAGGAGAGAGTATGTTAAAAAGTTTTACTAACTATAAACCTAAACTTATAAAAAAAGATGAGAATATCTATCAGTTTGAAATGACTTTAGAGAATGCCAAGTTTTACTTTGCTTCTTTTCTAAAAGAAGTTACAATAATAGAGCCACAAAAATTAAGAGATGAACTAAGAAGTTCTTTTTTACAAGCATATAAAATTTATGATGATAAAAAAAATTAAAAAACTTGAAAAAGTAAAAAAAAAGTGTTATTATTTACAAAAATTAAAATTAATTATCAAAATAAAGGCAATCTTTTCTAAATAGGTTGCCTTTTTAATAATATTTATTTTATATGGGGAGGAAAAGAATGAATAAAAGAAAAGAGATTTTAGTTTTGGGCTTGGCATTATTTTCGATGTTTTTTGGGGCGGGGAATTTATTATTTCCACCATCTCTTGGAGTAGCGGTTGGGCAAAGTTGGCTTATAGCAGGAATTGGATTTTTTATAACTGGAGTTGGGTTACCATTACTTGGAATTCTTGCTTTTACAAAAGGTGGAAGTTTAGATGAGTTTGCAAGTAAAGTTTCTAAAAAATTTAATACAGCATATTTAACAACATTAATTTTAGTAATTGGACCACTATTTGCAATTCCAAGAACGGGATCAACTACTTTTGAAATGGGAGTATTACCACTAATAGAAGGGATAGATCCTAAAATAGCTGCAATAGCTTGTTCTGTTATATTTTTCGGGATAACATTATTTTTAGTTTTAAATGAATCTAAAGTAACGGATGTTTTAGGAAAATTTCTAACACCAATTATATTAATAATTTTAGCTTTAATAACAATCTTTGGAATTTTAAATCCAATTGGGCAACCTGTGGCAAGTGTAATAGAAGGAAGTCAATTTTCATATGGATTTATAAATGGTTATCAAACAATGGATGCATTAGCTTCAGTTTTATTTGGTGTAATAATAGTAAAAGGATTAGAAGGAAAAGGTGTTACGGATTCTAAAGAACAAAAAGTTTTTTTAACTGGAGCAGGATTTATAGCAGCATTAGGATTAGGACTAATATATTTTAGCTTAATTTACCTAGGAGCTCAAATTAGCAGTATACAAAATTTGTCCACAGCTCAAACAGCGCTAATGGTAGCTGAATTAACATTAGGAAGTTCAGGAAAGATTGCATTTGGTATTTGTGTAGCAGCAGCATGTTTAACAACTTCTGTAGGATTAACAGCATTGGTGAGTGATTGGTTTTCAAAGTTAACAAATGTATCATATAAAAAAGTAGCTATTATAACATGTATATTTTCAGCAATATTAGCAGTGGCAGGTTTAGACTATATCATAAGTTTAGCTGTACCAGTTTTAGTAATTCTTTATCCAGTTACTATTGTATTGATTGTTTTAAATATTTTTGGAGTTGAAAATAGAAATTGTTTTGCCTTTGCAACGATAATTACTTTAATTATAAGTATTTTAGAAGTTTTAAAAGTAAACTTATCATTTATACCTTTGTCAAATTTAGGTTTTGCATGGATTATTCCAGCAATAATTGCCTTTTTAATTGGAAAAGTTATAAAAAATTAACTAGAAAGTTTGTTTGTATATACTTAATATATTAAAATAGAACTCAATCATATTTTGATTGAGTTTTTTTAATATTATCTTGAAAAAAAAGGATAAAGGGTGTATAATCTCAAACTGTATGAAAAAAAATCAGGAGGGAAAAAGTGAAGGTTTATTTAACAAACAAAGAAACAACAGAGCAAGTTCTTCTTTTAGGAGAGAATAAGGGACATTACTCGTTTACTAAAACTACTTTACTAGGATTTATGGGAGGAGTATACATAGCACTTTCAGCTTTAGGAAATTTAATAGCTAACTTTACTGTAGGTGGAGGCGCTGGAAAATTTATAGGAGCAGCTGTTTTCCCAACAGGATTAATGCTTGTTGTATTGG is a genomic window containing:
- a CDS encoding WYL domain-containing protein → MKKVRVTVSEDIWRLLKKDSEEFGINNNKLCNFILDKFKYTKKFDIDKFIEPQGRPLKKVIQFDLNVANKGIYYDILKANDVEIEAEFFRDLFEIYSSQFKYQREIFIFQDTYKIVLEAIKNKSKMRILYMEDNLIISPYFIKREDQGDENFIFAYDDENKIYRSVKLKDVVILGVLNEKIQIRDKKYIENMRKNFDPFLGERLLIKAIFTPIGESMLKSFTNYKPKLIKKDENIYQFEMTLENAKFYFASFLKEVTIIEPQKLRDELRSSFLQAYKIYDDKKN
- the brnQ gene encoding branched-chain amino acid transport system II carrier protein, with product MNKRKEILVLGLALFSMFFGAGNLLFPPSLGVAVGQSWLIAGIGFFITGVGLPLLGILAFTKGGSLDEFASKVSKKFNTAYLTTLILVIGPLFAIPRTGSTTFEMGVLPLIEGIDPKIAAIACSVIFFGITLFLVLNESKVTDVLGKFLTPIILIILALITIFGILNPIGQPVASVIEGSQFSYGFINGYQTMDALASVLFGVIIVKGLEGKGVTDSKEQKVFLTGAGFIAALGLGLIYFSLIYLGAQISSIQNLSTAQTALMVAELTLGSSGKIAFGICVAAACLTTSVGLTALVSDWFSKLTNVSYKKVAIITCIFSAILAVAGLDYIISLAVPVLVILYPVTIVLIVLNIFGVENRNCFAFATIITLIISILEVLKVNLSFIPLSNLGFAWIIPAIIAFLIGKVIKN